The following DNA comes from Dehalococcoidia bacterium.
CCACAGCCTGAGCCGAGCGGCTGCGCGCCTGGCCCAAGAGGTGGGGGCAGAAGCCCTGGTGGTCTACACCCGCAGCGGCTACACCGCCCAACTCCTCTCCAAAGAACGCCCACCCACACCTATCTACGCCTTCACCACCGACGAAAGTGTGGCGCGCAGGCTCTGCCTCTGGTATGGCGTTGTGCCCCTACTGACCCCTGCGGTGCAAAGCACCGATGTTCTCATTGACCACTTGCTTCAGGAACTGGTGGTGCGGCGTCTAGTGGAACCGGGCAAGACCGTTGTCATGGTACGCTTCTCCCCGCCCACTGCCGTGCGGGCTTTCAACTTCATCACTGTGCGCACCGTCCCCCGTCCCCCTCCGCGACGCAGTGGCGAAAGGGCGTAGAGTGCTCAAGAGGAGCGCACCCTTCGTGTGCCTGTGCTACCATGAGCCAGGGGATGCCGCCGGCTGTGATGAACACCCCGTCGCACACCCACTCCTCGGCGCAGGCCCTTCCCTATATTCTGCGCCCTATGCTCCCCCAGGACATCCCCCAGGTAGAGGCCATTGAGCGGGAGGCCTTCGGCCCCTGGAACCGTACGGATTTCCACCGGGAACTGCGCTCCTCTTACGCACACCATTTGGTCGCCTGCCGTCGGGATGAAGGCACCTTACCCCCTCCATCCCCAAATTCCTTTGGCCCCAAACTTTTCCTCTGGTGGAGTCAGCGGCGGGACACTCGCCCCCATCCTTCCGTGGTGAACGGGTATGTGAGCACGTGGTTCCTGGGAGGCGATGCCCACATCGTTGCCATCGCTGTGGCAACGCCCTACCGTCGCCAGGGGATCGGGGAACTTTTGCTCATGGGGAGCATTGAGGAGGCCATGCGCCGGCGCGCCCAAGCCGTTACCCTGGAAGTACGGGTCTCCAACATTCCGGCCCAGCGCCTCTATGAGAAATACGGCTTCGTTGTGGTCGGACGCCGCCGAGGCTACTACCTGGACAATGGGGAGGACGCTCTGATTATGACTCTCCCCGACCCTTGTGGGCCGGCCTATCGGGAACGCCTGCGGGCTTTGCAAGAGGCCCATCGCCAGCGCTGGGCGCCCCCCCACCAGCAGAGCCTCTAACAAACGGCGGCTTGGGCGGCACCGCCAAGAGGATCAGCACAGCCGAAGCGGTGTACAGGGCCACAATAGCGTATAAGGGCACGGTGTAGCTAGAAAACCGGTCGTGCAACAGGGAGACGGCGAAAGGGGCCACCGAGTTCACCGCCATGCTCGCCGGCCCTATGGCCCCCCGAATCGTCCCCAGAAACTCCCGGCCAAAGTAGTTGGCCCATACCAAGTTGTTCAGGGGGGCCGTGGCAGATACGAAAGTCCCCAGCACCACCGCATAGGCTATCCCCGTCGCCATACCGCTGGTCGCTAGCAATAGCCCCACCCCCAGCGCAGCCCCCCACCCCACGATAGACATCAAATAGCGGACCGGCACTCGCTCGGCCAAAAGGCCCCAGGGGGGCTTCGTGACTAAGGCGAACACCGTCAACACCGTGCCCACCAGGGCCGCCTGGTCGCGGGTGAGGCCCCGCTCTTGGAGCATGGCTATCTGGTGCACTAACACCCCTTGCAATCCCATGAGCCCCAGATTGGTGGACGCCAGAACCAGCCACAAGGCCGGGGTGCGCAATGCCGCCCGCAGCGTCCAGGCCACCTCCCGCCCCGAATGGGCCCCCTCTCCAGACACCGCCGACGGAGGAGCCGATACCCCGTCGGGCAAAAGACCCATATCCTCCGGGCGTCGGCGCACCACCAGAAAAGCAGCGGGTGCCACCACCACCAGGGAGATCAGGCCCAGTACTTGCCAGGTAGCCCTCCATCCGATCATGCCCAACAGCCAGTTAGTCAGAGGAATAAGGGCAACACCCCCTGCCGAAATGCCCATGGCCGCAATGGCCAGCGCCCGCCCTCGGTAGCGGATGAACCACTTGGAGACCACCGTGCTAGAGACCAGGAATCCCGATGTCAGGATGCTGATAGCACCCACTACACCGAAAGCGAGGTAAAATTGCAGGGGTGTCTGCACGAAACTGATGGCGATCAGTCCCAACCCGCCCACCACCGCCCCGAGCGACATCAGGATGCGTGCGCCGTGGCGCGTGTCCACCAGAGGGCCGATAAAGGGGCTGAGCACACCCGCCACCCCTGAGCGCAGGATGAGTGCGCCTGTCAAAGTCCCCAGGCTCCACTGCAGGCTCTCGGCCATGGGGCGCAGGAGGACGCTGAAGGCGTAGATCCCCGTCCCCGCCATTACGAAATCGGCCAAAAAGGCCGCCCCCACAATCCACCACCCGTGAAACACCCGCCCCACGCGGGGCATTTTGACCGGCGTTACAATCCTCATTTCGGCCTCTATCATAACACTGTTACCCAGCGAACGCCCTCGTGACGCCGGTGTTCTGTCATCCCCTTTCCCTGGGGCATCCCATGCCTTTCCCGTTGACCCCCCTATGTGCATTGTGCTAGGATAGATGTGCGCATGGTGAGCGTGGCCAAGGGGTCTAAGGCGCCAGGCTGTGGCCCTGGAGACCGTGGGTTCGAATCCCACCGCTCACCCTTCAGCCTCAAAGAAGTTGCCGACGCCGCTGGTTCCCCCTAACGGCCCTAGAATAGAAGTCCTTCGGGAGGGCGACGGACAGGGCAACGGTGCCCTCCTGCGCCTGCATTTCCCTTCGGGGTTGGTGGTGCATACCGCCGCCATCCCCCAAGATTGGCCCTCCCCTACCGGTCCCACCTGGGTCTATGCCTTGGAAGGGGAAGGCCTCACCCTGATTGACGCGGGTGCTCTGGGAAGCGCCGAGGTGGTAGTGCAGGGATTGCGGGATCTCGGCCTTGCGCCCCACGCCGTGCGGCGCATCGTGGTAACGCATGGACACCCCGACCACGATGGGGCGGCGGGCACCCTGGCCAGGCTTCTGGACGCCCAGGTCTGGACGCACCCCCTGTACGCCTACCTCCTGCACTTTGACACCTGGCAGATTGCACGGCGCGGCAATTCTCTGGCACGCCAATCGTTACGGGCCTTTTTCAGCCAGGACGTTTCCCCCCGCTCCCACGACACCACCCTCCAGTTCCAGCGCCACCAGCGCTACCTGGAGGCACGCCGGTCGACGGTTGTGGCAGCGACCCTGCAAGACGGTCAGCAGTGGGGGGGAATGACCTTCTACCATACTCCGGGCCATTCGCCGGACGAAATCTCCGTGTTGGTGGGAGGCGTCCTCTTTACAGGCGACCATGTGCTCCCCGAAATCACCCCCCATCCGACGGTGTTGACCTCCTACCCCCCTGAGGTGTTGCAGCGTCTTCCCCCCGAGTGGCACAGAACGGGGGAGCACTACGGCCTTGCCACCTACCTCCGTTCCCTGTTCCGGGTGCTGGCCCTGGGAGAGGATCTGCTGGTTCTGCCCGCCCATCGTCTCTTGCGGCGGGGGCGGCTCAACCTCCTGACGACGGCCCGCGCACGGGAGATCGTGGAGCACCATCGCCAACGCCTGCAGCGCATTCTCTCCCTTGTGGCAGAGGGCAAACAAACAGTAGAGGCGGTTACCCGCGCCCTCTTTACCCCGCGCCAGTTGGCAGACGGCAACATCTGGCCTGCCGTGACCGAAGTGGTGGCCCACGTAGAGTTCCTGGCCCAGGCGGGGGACATAGAGGTTCTGCCCGACGGCCGCTTGCGGGCCACCGGTATGGAGGAATTTAGCCGGGCGGTGGACCGGCTGGCCTCCCCCGCCCCTTGACCACTCCCTCTCTGCCCAGGGATACTGAGGGTGTGCCCCGCCCGTAGCTCAGTGGAGAGAGCATCGGGCTTCGGACCCGAGGGTCGGGGGTTCAAATCCCTCCGGGCGGGCTACCGTGGAACGCCCCCTCGCACCCTTCGGACGCCATCACGTGTCCCGCTTTTTGCGCGAGCGGCGTGCAGGTGGGAGTGTCTCACGAGAAGCGGGAAGGTCTGGGGACTCTGGTCTGCTGATAACCTCACTGGCGAAGCACTCCAGCAGAGCCTCCCGTACCCCCTCCTCAAAACGGGGGCGCTCCCCAGGGCGCAGGGGACACGGAACATCCCTGGCAAGACGGGCCTGGTGGCCTATCACGGCCCCGCGGAACAGGTCGTTTTCGGGCTCCACCGTCAGTTGCACCGCCACCGCTTTACCGTCGTCCCATTTGAGGCTCCAGGTGCACTCGTAGCACATCGTAGGGCGTGCCGAGAAGGAAAGGCCCGGGGCATCCTCCAAGCCGGGCAGAGGAGGCACCCCCGCCTTCCGCGTATATGCTCCCCGGGTGGTGTCCATCTGCCCTTTGCCCTCCAGCAGACCGCGATTCAACTCCTCCAAGAGGGTGCACAAAAAGGGGTCCACTTCGTCGGCCAGCGCCCAGAGGCGTGCCACTGCCAGGGCGTGCTGGGGGGTGGCGAGGGGGAACTGCCGGCGCACCCGCTCCAGGAACTCTAGCGCCTCTTGCTGATAGGCGACGAGGCGACGCACCCGTTCAATCCAGGACGCTAGCGTCTCCGACACAACGCACCTCGCATTAGGAGCCCAGGGCTCTATGCCCAGTGTAGCAGAACCCCTACAATAAAAACGGAGAGGCTTTCTATGCGCGTGGCCATTGAGACCCACGGGTGTAAACTCAACCAAGCCGATAGCGAAGCCTTGGCCCGGTGTTTTCAGGAGTTGGGCCACCAAGTAGTCTCGGCCGATGCGGAAGGGGTGGAGGTCTACATCCTGAACACCTGCACCGTTACCCACACTGCCGATGCCAAGGCCCGCCAGGCCCTACGGTCGGCCCACCGTCGGCATCCCCAGGCACTTCTCGTGGCGACGGGCTGTTTGGCCCAGCGCGCCCCTGAGGCTCTGCGCGCCATCCCTGGGGTGAGCCTCGTCGTGGGCAACACGCACAAGGAGAGCCTCCCCACACAGGTGCTAGCCCTTCTGGGCCAAGAGAACTCCTCCCCCTGCGCCACGGGTGTGCCGACCGAAGCCCCCTTCCTGTTGGGGCGCACGCGGGCCTTTGTCAAGATACAGGAGGGATGCAACCAGGTGTGCGCTTACTGCATCGTCCCCAAAGTGCGGGGGCGGGAGCGGAGCATCCCCCTGGACGACCTGGTGCGAACCGTGCAGGAACGTGAGGCCCAGGGCTATAAAGAGGTGGTGCTCACCGGCACCCAGTTGGGCAGTTACGGATACGAGTGGGGCAAAAATGGGTTGGTGGCCCTTCTGGAGGCCCTTCTGCACCGCACCTCCATCCCCCGCATTCGGGTGTCCTCTCTTCAGCCCCAGGAACTGACCCCCACCCTGCTGGCGCTGTGGAGCGACCCTCGCCTCTGCCCCCACTTTCACATCCCCCTCCAGAGCGGGAGCGACTCTGTGCTTCAGCGTATGCGCCGACGCTACACCCGCCGGGACTACCTGGATGCGGTGGAGCGTATCCGCACCAGACTCCCCATGGCGTCCATTACCACCGACATCATCGTTGGCTTCCCCGGTGAAACGGAAGAGGATTTCCAGCAGACCGTGTCCCTGTGCCGAGAGGTAGGTTTCGCCCGTATGCACCTCTTCCCCTACTCCCGACGCCCGGGCACCTCAGCCTTTTACTTCTTTGATGCCGTGCCTCCGGAGGTGAAGCGGTGGCGCATGGGCATCTTGGGTGAGCTGGCGCGCCAGCAGGCCCTCGCCTATCGACAAAACAGTGTGGGGAGCACGCGGCCCGTTTTGTGGGAGGAGGGCAAGCCTTTCCCCACGGGGCAGACCCTTTGGTATGGCCTGACCGATACCTATGTGCGGGTCTGCACCCTTGCGCCAGTAGCCCTGGGCAACCACATCACCCCCGCACGCCTGGTGAGTGTGCAGGGGGAAGTGGTGTGGGCTAAGGTGGAACAAGTTACAGCCTCGGAGGCGGGGCCATCCCGATGAAGGAAGCCGGATCCAGGTGGCGGAGCACCGCCCGTCGGTACACGGCCAAGGGGGCACACCCCACCAGGGGTGGGCCGTCGTTGAAAGTCTGGAGGGGGATACCCTGTGCCCAAGAGCCGTAGCGGTGGGCACACTCTTGGGCATCCGCCAGCACCTGTCGCCGCGGCTCCCCCGACTCCCAGACCTTCAGGAAGGACGCCCGCTCTAGCCCCGTCTCCTCCACCAAAGCCAATAGCACCTCTCGGTCGCTAATGTCCCATGCCCGCGTGAAAAAGGCGTGGAACAGGGCCAGGTCGTATGTGCGGAACGCCTCTTCCCCCTGGGCAAGGGCGCATTTGGCCGCCTCGAGGGCTGGCATGCTGGAACGCGGATACGGTTTGTCCGGAGGCCAGGGCACAAAGGTGAGGCCGTCCTTGGCCCCCTCCTGGCCAGCCTGGGCACGCCCCCGCACCGAGTGGGGCGAGATGGGGCGGGGAGGCATCTCCCGAGGAATCAGGGGATAGGCGCGCATGACCAGCGCTACCCGCTCCCGGCCGAACTCGTCCTGCACTTTGTAGAGCCGCACCGCGGCCACATAGCACCAGGGTCACAGGTAGTCCGAGTAGACCCTGATGACCACAGACGGAAGCGGGGAGGGCATACCGCCTCCTTAAATGGGATAGGGGCGCAAAGAGAGATGCCCGTTGCGCCTCACCACGGTAGCAGCCGGAAGATCGCCCCAGAAGGGGAAGACCAGAATCCACCCGTGGCGCTCTGCTAGGGTGAGAAACTCCCGCTTGCACGCCGCCGTATCGTCGGGAAAGGCGTCATAGGCGGAGACACAGGCCGGATTCAAAAAGTGCAGAGGGGTGGGAGCCAACGCTCCAAGGTAGACCACTGTGCTTCCCCCTGCCTTCACCAGCACCACCTGGTGCCCCCGACAATAACCGTGCGTTACCTTGACATAAACACCCGGGACGACCTCGGTGTCGCCATCCAGGAATTCCACACGTCCCGCCCGCTCCAGGACCAGCAGATCATCGGTGCGATAGAGGTCCTGGAGCCGAATGCTGGGATGTAGGGCCTCCTGCCAGGACGCCCGCTGGACCAGATAGCGTGCGCCGGGAAACGCTGGCAAAAGCTCCCCCCGTGCATTGAAGCGGACGACCCCCCCCGCACTGATAAAGTGGGTGTGGGTCAAGATCACATAATCAATAGCACGCGGGGTTATCTCCTTCGCCCTCAGCCGCCCCAAAAGTTTAGAGGTACTGTACCGGAACCTTCCCTTGCGCTCCTCGTCTGGCCTGTTACCGATACCAGTGTCCACCAAGATGGTGGCATCGGCGGTGCGCACCAGCAAACAGTGCACGGCCAAGCGGATACGGTTACGCTTGTCGACGCGAATCTCCCTCTTGTTTAGCCACTCTTCCCGGGGGATGATCCCAAAAAGGGCGCCCGCATCTACCTTGTAGTGAGCATCACAAACGAGATCTACAGATACCCCTCCGATCCGCATGGAATCCCTCCTCAAGGTGCGTCAGGGGTGAGAGCCCTGCGGACAATCTTTAGTTAGAGACGGGGAAAAGACGAGCCAAGCCCCGCCCCCCACACCACAGCAAGTCTGCTTGAGGCCACTTCCCTTGCCGTGGCTACCTTGCTT
Coding sequences within:
- the rimI gene encoding ribosomal protein S18-alanine N-acetyltransferase — protein: MPPAVMNTPSHTHSSAQALPYILRPMLPQDIPQVEAIEREAFGPWNRTDFHRELRSSYAHHLVACRRDEGTLPPPSPNSFGPKLFLWWSQRRDTRPHPSVVNGYVSTWFLGGDAHIVAIAVATPYRRQGIGELLLMGSIEEAMRRRAQAVTLEVRVSNIPAQRLYEKYGFVVVGRRRGYYLDNGEDALIMTLPDPCGPAYRERLRALQEAHRQRWAPPHQQSL
- a CDS encoding MFS transporter; amino-acid sequence: MRIVTPVKMPRVGRVFHGWWIVGAAFLADFVMAGTGIYAFSVLLRPMAESLQWSLGTLTGALILRSGVAGVLSPFIGPLVDTRHGARILMSLGAVVGGLGLIAISFVQTPLQFYLAFGVVGAISILTSGFLVSSTVVSKWFIRYRGRALAIAAMGISAGGVALIPLTNWLLGMIGWRATWQVLGLISLVVVAPAAFLVVRRRPEDMGLLPDGVSAPPSAVSGEGAHSGREVAWTLRAALRTPALWLVLASTNLGLMGLQGVLVHQIAMLQERGLTRDQAALVGTVLTVFALVTKPPWGLLAERVPVRYLMSIVGWGAALGVGLLLATSGMATGIAYAVVLGTFVSATAPLNNLVWANYFGREFLGTIRGAIGPASMAVNSVAPFAVSLLHDRFSSYTVPLYAIVALYTASAVLILLAVPPKPPFVRGSAGGGAPSAGDGPLAKPAGVPDRPAHKGRGES
- a CDS encoding MBL fold metallo-hydrolase, giving the protein MPTPLVPPNGPRIEVLREGDGQGNGALLRLHFPSGLVVHTAAIPQDWPSPTGPTWVYALEGEGLTLIDAGALGSAEVVVQGLRDLGLAPHAVRRIVVTHGHPDHDGAAGTLARLLDAQVWTHPLYAYLLHFDTWQIARRGNSLARQSLRAFFSQDVSPRSHDTTLQFQRHQRYLEARRSTVVAATLQDGQQWGGMTFYHTPGHSPDEISVLVGGVLFTGDHVLPEITPHPTVLTSYPPEVLQRLPPEWHRTGEHYGLATYLRSLFRVLALGEDLLVLPAHRLLRRGRLNLLTTARAREIVEHHRQRLQRILSLVAEGKQTVEAVTRALFTPRQLADGNIWPAVTEVVAHVEFLAQAGDIEVLPDGRLRATGMEEFSRAVDRLASPAP
- the mtaB gene encoding tRNA (N(6)-L-threonylcarbamoyladenosine(37)-C(2))-methylthiotransferase MtaB translates to MRVAIETHGCKLNQADSEALARCFQELGHQVVSADAEGVEVYILNTCTVTHTADAKARQALRSAHRRHPQALLVATGCLAQRAPEALRAIPGVSLVVGNTHKESLPTQVLALLGQENSSPCATGVPTEAPFLLGRTRAFVKIQEGCNQVCAYCIVPKVRGRERSIPLDDLVRTVQEREAQGYKEVVLTGTQLGSYGYEWGKNGLVALLEALLHRTSIPRIRVSSLQPQELTPTLLALWSDPRLCPHFHIPLQSGSDSVLQRMRRRYTRRDYLDAVERIRTRLPMASITTDIIVGFPGETEEDFQQTVSLCREVGFARMHLFPYSRRPGTSAFYFFDAVPPEVKRWRMGILGELARQQALAYRQNSVGSTRPVLWEEGKPFPTGQTLWYGLTDTYVRVCTLAPVALGNHITPARLVSVQGEVVWAKVEQVTASEAGPSR
- a CDS encoding DsbA family protein; the encoded protein is MRLYKVQDEFGRERVALVMRAYPLIPREMPPRPISPHSVRGRAQAGQEGAKDGLTFVPWPPDKPYPRSSMPALEAAKCALAQGEEAFRTYDLALFHAFFTRAWDISDREVLLALVEETGLERASFLKVWESGEPRRQVLADAQECAHRYGSWAQGIPLQTFNDGPPLVGCAPLAVYRRAVLRHLDPASFIGMAPPPRL
- a CDS encoding MBL fold metallo-hydrolase, giving the protein MRIGGVSVDLVCDAHYKVDAGALFGIIPREEWLNKREIRVDKRNRIRLAVHCLLVRTADATILVDTGIGNRPDEERKGRFRYSTSKLLGRLRAKEITPRAIDYVILTHTHFISAGGVVRFNARGELLPAFPGARYLVQRASWQEALHPSIRLQDLYRTDDLLVLERAGRVEFLDGDTEVVPGVYVKVTHGYCRGHQVVLVKAGGSTVVYLGALAPTPLHFLNPACVSAYDAFPDDTAACKREFLTLAERHGWILVFPFWGDLPAATVVRRNGHLSLRPYPI